The Hevea brasiliensis isolate MT/VB/25A 57/8 chromosome 9, ASM3005281v1, whole genome shotgun sequence nucleotide sequence TTGATTTTCTTGTACATCACCGATGTGGGACTTATTCCCATAAACTATATTCTAACATTCTCCCTCAAGTGCAATTGGGTTCAGCTCAAGCTTCACATGACTAGTTGTTACTTGGCATTGCATGGGGTGGCCCATCTAATTTGGGTCTGCTCTTCTTGGCTCTGCCCTCAATTTCTAGGTCACTGGGCTAGCCTATGGATTTACCTATGTCTGGCTTGATTAGCTCAGTTCATGATTTTGGCTTGCTATGGCTCAGCTTACCATGCTTTCTGGTCCTGGATCTATGGCTGTTAGACCTTACCGCTCTAATACCATgttgaaaatttcgggatcaatagTGTGGATCAATAAAGAAGCAGGCCTCTGGTTGAACTGAGTTTGAATTTGTGTTCCCCatcaccaaaattgacctaaacctTTTTAATTTGGTTTGCCTGGTACTTATATGACCTTTGATTTTCTTGTACACTGCTGATGTGGTACTTGTTCCCACAGACTATATTCTAACATAGCTCATCATGCATCCCTGTGAAGGCTATTTCTTATGCCACTATagtttcattattattttttttccctgTTAAATGCAGGTCAAAATTCTTACTGAGACCTTAGTTAAGACAATGGTTGAACCTCGGCGCCGTTGTTACTCTTTACCAGCAGTAGATTTAAGGAAAAAGGCTGTTGGTGGAGTTATTCATGTGACAGTCGtttctgctagtaaaatttcTAAGAGTAGCTTGAGAGGAAGCCGAAGGCAACAAAATTATTCTGCGCACGGTAGTTTAGAAGAGCATTTTGATGATAAAGATTTGCAAACTTTTGTGGAGGTTGAACTTGAACAGTTAACAAGGAGAACAGATGTGAGATCAGGCTCAAATCCAACATGGGATTCAACATTTAATATGGTTTTACATGAAGAAACTGGAATTCTTCGATTTCATCTTTACAATTGTAACCCCAACAGTGTGAAGTTAGACTATCTAGCAAGTTGCGAGATAAAGGTATCGTAGAAATTATTCTAGTTTTATCATACATTACAGAGCCACAGGTCATGGCTTTTCTAGAATATGAAAACAATCTGTTATGGATGTTTTACCTTTTATTTTAACATTGTTCAGGACATATAATTGTTTCTGGTGCTGTATAAGTGTGTTGATGTTTTTTGCTTGTATCTTTTGTATGCATCAAAACAAGTtttgcattaaaattttttatagacTGAAAATTAGTGCTATTTAATGGAAAGACCCTCTTTTCCGCCCTTCAGTAGTGCCAATAAGATTCATGCATCTCTTACTAAAATATCAATTGAAAATGAGAAGCTTTTAGTTGATTGGTTCCTTTATTAACCTTTCAATAAAAATCCCATGATATAATAACTATTACACATGTTTGACATTTTCAAACAagtaaattccttttcagttttaCAGAAAACAAAATCACAACTAAAATCCTGAAATAGAACACTACATCTATATCAGTACTGCAATAGTGCAATTAGCTAGAATTGAATAAAATTTTGTTCAACTAAACATACCTGTTTTCATTTACAGAAAGCATTTTATGCTTATCAATTTGTTTTTATTGTTTGTAGAattaatcaatattttaatatttttggctTGCTAGCAGATGAAGTATGTTGCGGATGATTCAACAATGTTTTGGGCTGTAGGACCCAACTCAGGGGTAATTGCTGAGCATGTTGAGTTTTGTGGAGAAGAAGTAGAGGTGGCTGTTCCATTTGAGGGGCTTAATTCAGGGGAGGTAGGCTTAATTCAGGGGAGGTACACCATGTAAATtctgaatatttttttttaagttacttCCTCACTGATAGAACTATTTACTGATGCTTTGTCTTGTCTTTCAAAATAAAAGTCATATATTTTACTTGTTCACGTAAAATAACTACAGCAAGCTTGTGATAGCTTTCTTGGGGTCAGGATTCAGGAAAGATAATTATTCTAAGGACGGTGTATTTTGGAAATTATTTGTAAAAGATGTCTACTTATCATGAATCATAAAAGTTATTTGAGATCATTAATGGTTAAGAACAACATTTCAGGTCTTAGACCATCTATCACTACTTTAAATAAACACAATTTCGTTCTTGGCTGAACAGTAATTGATACTGATATTTCTTACTTTCTAGCCACCATTGTGAATGTTGGAGCCTGGATTAACATGAGGCCATATTGTAGTTGTTGCATCTGTTATAAATTTATTGCTTTCTTTTTTCTTCCCCCTAATTACCAATTTTAAATATAGGTGAATGAAATGCTAGTTGCTGTCATGCCGTTAAATGAAATTGGATGACTAGATtattatgtgcttccttcataattttTCATGGGTCTCATACAGCCTTTTGGCCTTTAGTCAATTTCAAATgtcaaattttaaatacaattctaTCATGCTTATTACTCTTTGTTTTTTTAGTAAGTTAGACTCTAAATAAACTCATTATGATTTTTTCACTAGCAGATGCACTTATACCAAGGTACTTCATTTGTTTATTTGCATTTTGCAGTTGTCAGTCAAGCTTGTGTTGAAAGAATGGCAATTCTCTGATGGTTCGCGTAGCTTCAACAAGTTCCATGTTAGCTCTTGGCAGTCAATGGATGGATTATCAAATACTATTTCAAGAACAGGAAGAAAGATTAATGTAATTGTCGTGGAGGGAAAGGATCTTACCACAAAAGAAAGATCTGGAAAGTGTGGCCCATATGTTAAACTGCAGTATGGGAAGGTTGGTTTCTCTGTCTCCATAGAATGATGTGGAATACTAGACTGAGGTTTAATTTGCAAATACTGAAATCTTAGCTATGTGAATGTAAGTACTTGTTGAGATTATTTATGACTCGGAAAATGCTGCAATTCTTCTTCTCAGGTTTTCCATAGAACAAGGAGTGCTTATGCTCCTAATCCTATCTGGAATCAGAAGTTTGAAGTTGATGAGATTGGAGGGGGTGAATACCTTAAGATTAAATGCTTTAGTGAAGAAATCTTTGGAGATGATAACATTGGTAGTGCACAAGTAAATATGGAAGGACTGGTTGAGGGTTCAATCAGGGATGTGTGGGTTCCGCTTGAAAATGTGAATTCAGGAGAATTGAGGCTTCAAATAGAAGCAGTGAGAGCTGATGGTTGTGATGGCTCAAAGGTATGCATTTATTAGCTTGAAATAGGGCATTTTCAGTAGTTTAGGGAAATGCACACAAGGAGAAAAACCCTATTCTTGGCATTAAAAATTTAGGTGGACTTAACTGAGCCAAATAATTTATGGAAGACTAAAAGCACATGCCCAAATGCATGAATTTGTTAACATGGTCTTGTGTGTAATATGGGTGAACTGACTTTGGGCTGACCCGTCCAGCATGCCCAGTTGTTATTAGGCTTCAATGTTAGGTTTGTTCAGAGCCATCTTGTTCATCAAATGAAATCTTAGCTTGTTACAGCTTGGTTATTTCCAATATATTGGTAGCTAATGATCTTTCAGCTCGGTAATGCCTACTCTAACATATTagttatttcatttcttttatcttGGACACTTTTAGGGTTCCACTACAGGCTCAGACAACGGTTGGATTGAACTTGTTGTTATTGAAGCTAGGGACCTTGTAGCTGCTGATCTCAGAGGGACAAGTGATCCATATGTGAGGGTGCAATATGGGAACTTGAAGAAGAGAACAAAGGTTTAGAACATCactttcataatttaaataatgatATTCCTTGCTAGAATTTTCAGATCCTCGTGTTTATAAACAGACAATAGTTgtattgtgatttttttttttttgaaacaatAGCAATGTTCTTATTGTAGAAAAGAAATGGTAACTAGTTTATATGACATTGCCTTTGTTCGGTTGGTTGGTGATCCTGTTATGATCTAGTCTATCCCATAGcattgagatttcagtccaaggCATCATCATATTGGGGTGATGATTAGCATATATAGTCTGGAATATTCCATATTTGCAATTAATGTCCTGCAAAAGAGGACCAATATTTGTCTATCCTTTGTATTAATATGAACATGATCTACCTTATCTATGTGTATAGCACCACTACATTTGTTTACCTCCTGCAAAAGAGAACCATTATTTTTCCTCCGTGATTATATAGACATGATCTACCTTATACCTTTTTGCCATTATTATTGGATCTTGCACCCTTCATTTATTGACCTGCTGTATCATGCTTGTCAGGTTACTTACAAAACATTAAATCCTCAGTGGAATCAGACCTTAGATTTCCCTGATGATGGCAGCCCCTTAGAGTTGCATGTGAAAGACCACAATGCTCTGCTGCCTACATCAAGCATAGGCAACTGTGTGGTTGAATATCAGAGATTGCCAACAAATCAGATGTCTGACAAGTGGATACCGCTCCAAGGAGTGAAAAGGGGAGAGATCCATATTCAGATTACTAGGAAAGTTCCAGAAGTACAGAAGAGACTCAGTCTGGATTCTGAAACATCTGTAATAAAATCTCACGAGTTTTCTAGCCAGGTGagaatactatatatatatattttttattttcgtTTTCAACTGACATTTATGGCCTTGCGTTTCTTTAAGCTATAAAATAGTAAggaaggagaaaagagagagatttGGGAGGAGAAATTCTATTATATTTCATTCAAGCTGCACACGCCCATATATATAGAAAGGTTAAGAAAACTAATCCTAAACCAACTCAAACATTTCTCTCTTATTAGACTTAGGAGAATAAAGTAGCACGGGATAATCTCAACACTCCTCAAGCTGGAGCGTACATGTCATATGCTCCAAACTTATTACAAATATATACAATCCGAGAACATCTAAGAGACGTAGTGAAGACATCTGCTAACTGATCATTCGAATTAGCAAAATTGGTATACCCTGgtcacacatacatatatatagaAAGGTTAAGAAAACTTATCCTAAATCAACTCAAACACTGCTCTCCTATTGGACTTAGGAGAATAGAGTAGCATGGGATAATCTCAACActgcccctcaagttggagcatacaTGTCATATGCTCCAAACTTGTTACAAATATATTCAATTCGGGAACATCTAAGAGACTTAGGCCCTGTTTGGCATTGAGTTTCAGAGCCTAAAACTGCTTTTTTGAATAAAAGCACCATTTTATATGCTGTTGAGAAAAATAGtttgaaaaaatttattttgttattttagtgttcttatgactaaaattgattaaatttaatttttaattattttttaacactctctaactagtatatttaaaaaagtgattttctcaacAGCAATGCCAAACAGGCCCTTAGTGGAGACATCTGCTAACTGATCATTCGAATTGATAAAACTGGTAGCAATACACCCTGATTTGATCTTCTCTCTAACAAAATGACAATCTATCTCTATATGTTTTGTTCTTTCATGAAAGATTGGATTTGAGGTGATACGAAGGGCAGCTTGATTGTCACATATTAGTTTTATTTGTTTAACCTCCCCACACCTTAATTCTTGGAGAAGTTGTTTTAACCAGATAAACTCACAAGTTGCTAGGGACATAGCTCTATATTCTGTTTCTACATTTGATCTTGCGACTACGTCTTGCTTTTTACTTTTTTAGGATATTAGATTCCCTCCAATCATAACACAGTATCCTGAATTATATCACCTATTTACAAGAGAACCTGCTCAATTCGCATCAGAGTACTCAACAACTTGTGAATGGCCCTTGTCTTTATACAATAGACCTTGTCTAGGAGATCCTTTAATATACTTGAGAATGCGAATTACTGCATTCTAGTGATCACTGCTTGGAGCCTGGAGAAACTGGCTTACCACACTAACGACAAATGAGATATCTAGTCATGTAATAGTAAGATAATTCAGCTTACCAACTATCCTTCGATATCTGCCAGGATTTTCCAATGGCTCCCCCAGTCGTGGAACAAGTTTGACATTTGGATCTATAGGAGTGTCTACAGGTTAATAGTCTATCATGCCAGTGTCTTGAAGTATGTCCAAATCATATTTTCTTTGGGAAATGACAATAGCCTTTGTGGATTATGTCACCTCaattcctaaaaaatattttagttTTCCCAAATCTTTAGTTTGAAAGTGACTGAACAAATGTTGTTTGAGACGAACAATCTCATCATGGTCATTTTCTGTTATGACAAtgtcatcaaaataaactacctgATAAATGCATTTACTATGATAATAATGGCCAAAAAGCACTGAATGATCTGCTCCTCTCCGAGTCATTCCAAACTGTTAGACTATAATACTGAATCGACCAAACAATGCCCTTGGAGATTGTTTTAGACCATATAATGCACATCCTAGACGACATACGAGGCtggactccccctgagcaacaaatcctagtggttgctccatataaatCTCCTCAGCGAGTTCCCTATGCAAAAAGGCATTCTTAATATTCGAGTGATGCATTGCTGCCAAAGAGATAAGTAGATGGATTGATGCAATTTAGCTATTGGAGGGAAGGTGTCACCATAATCAATCCCATAAATTTGAGTGTAGCCTTTGGCAACTAAATGAGCCTTCAAGTTATCAATCTTCCCATCAAGACCTACCTTTATAGTATAAATCCAGCGACATCTAACAACAGATTTACCCTGTGGCAATGGAACCAACTCCCAAGTACCATTATTGTGAAGAGCAGTCATTTCCTCTATCATTGCACTTCGCTATCCTGGATGTTTCAATGCTTCTCTAGTAGTCATGGGTATGGAAATATTAGACAAGGTAGAAATAAAGGCATAATAGGATAGTGATAAACGATGATAactcaaaaaaattataaatgggATGTGGGTTTCAAGAGGAACGAATACCTTTGTGGAGGGCAATGGGAGGAGATGTTGTATCTACTGAAGGCATGATTGGAGTAGGTGACGGAGGAACAGGTCATGAGTCATCAGGAGCAGTTAATGTACCTATATCATGAAGAGAAGGATTATTTGTGTTAACAGAAGGATGAGGACGACAGGAGTAGACTTGGAGAGGATGAAGACTAGGAATATTGACTTGTGATGGGGAAAAAAGAGGAACAAGTAAAACTTCAGAAATGCATCTTCAGAAATATAAGGATATTTCAAAAAAAGATTATATGTTgttgaaataaaatatttatttattgttggaTCATAGCATTTGTAACCTTTTTGAAAGTGAGAGTATTTGAGAAAGACGCACTTAACAGATTTAGGTTGGAGCTTATATTTTCTAGGAGTGTGATTATGGACAAAACAAGTACATCCAAAGAAATGCAATGACAAATGATGGGAATCTTGATTTGAAAATAAAATTGAGTGAGGACTTTGATGCTGCAACACAGAGAAAGGCATTTGGTTAATTAAATAACAAGCAGTAAGAAGAACATCTCCCCAAAAACGAAGGGGAACATGATGGTGTATAAGTGAGGTACGGGCAGTTTCAATAAAATGCTGATTTTTTCATTCAACAACTCCATTTCGCTATGGAGTATATGGATAAGAGGTTTGATGCGTGATTCCCTGAGAAGACATGAAATTGGTGAAGGGAGAATATAACTATTCTTTTTCATTATCATTGGGTAATACCTTAATTGTAGCACCAAATTTATTACGGATTTCAACACATTTTTTGAAAAGTAAGGAACAATTCAGaatgatttttttattaaaaatacccAAGTTCAATGAGAATAATCATCAACGaaagtaacaaaataataaaATCTTAAAGTTGAATTGACACGACTTGGTCCTCATATGTCTAAGTGAATAATATCAAACATAGGGTAGCCCTATTATTGACTCGTGAAACGAAGCTCGAGTTTGTTTCCCAAGTTGACATGACTCATATTCTAAAAAAGACAATGTAGAAAGAATAGTTACTATTTTTTAAAGTTTTATAAGACTTGGATGACCTAGATGACTGTGGAGAAGATCGGCAGATGCAACTGAAGTGAAAGCAACTAGTGATCTTGAGGTAGATAGATGATATAGTCCTATTCCAATCGTCTTCCCCGTACCCCGATCTTGCACAATAATAGTCAGCCAAAAAAGTGACAAAGCAATCAAGATTTTTAGTTAATTTGCTTGTGGACATTCATGTGcaaataaaattgaatttaaagAAACAGAAGAAATAGGTCGAACTTCTCTTATTCCTTTAACCTATGTCTATGTGCCATTGCCAAATATAATTCTAAAGGGAATTGAAGGGGAACTAAGGTTAGAGAAAAGGTTTATTACTAGAGATATGATAAGATGCATCAGAGTCTAATATCCATCGGCCAATGGGTGTAGACTTGGTTAGATAAGTAAAGGAATTACCAGAATGAGAAGTGCCAGATGAGGATGATTGTTGTTTAGTAGTTTGATACTATAAGTACTCATTGTAGTCAACTCCAGTTAAGACAATGGAATTCATCACCATGGGTTTGAGCCACGTGAGTTGTGGGTCAGCTTGTGTTGGATTGATTGATGTGTGGTAGTTGACCATGTAATGCCTAATAAGTGTCTCAAGTGTGGCCACTTTTGTCACAATAGGTATAATGGGATTTAAAGCCGTGCAATGCCCAACATATTTCGTAAGTGTGGCCACTTTTGTCACAATAGgtattgtagaaagagatgattctccatgatttcaattaatttgtacatgggtatatatatacaattgattcctataattgtgttctattaATTAGGaataaatcctaaataagaaatcctaaataggaatacagaatatacagagaaataatatagtgattgactttccataacactccccctcaagttggagcatagatgttaatcatgcccaacttgttacaaatgtagacaatcctagctccatttagagcttttgtgaaaatatctcctaactgctctccagttttgatgtgtcctgttgagatgatctattgttgaatcttttcacgaataaagtgacaatcaatctcaatatgtttggtctgcTCATGAAACGCCAG carries:
- the LOC110662430 gene encoding uncharacterized protein LOC110662430 isoform X1; the protein is MVRRRMGRASFNIEEVVEFFNHLYVEKPFLPFFIPLVLVCWGIERWVFSLSSWVPLVLAVWATIQYCSNQRQILVEDLNRKWKRVVLNTSPATPLEHCEWLNKLLIEVWPNYINPKLSIRFSSMVEKRLKQRKSKFIERIELLEFSLGSSPPSLGLHGIRWSTLGDQRFMHVGFDWDTNDISIMLLAKLAKPMGTARIVINSLHIKGDLLIVPALDGKAILYSFVSTPEVRIGVAFGSGGSQSLPATELPGVSSWLVKILTETLVKTMVEPRRRCYSLPAVDLRKKAVGGVIHVTVVSASKISKSSLRGSRRQQNYSAHGSLEEHFDDKDLQTFVEVELEQLTRRTDVRSGSNPTWDSTFNMVLHEETGILRFHLYNCNPNSVKLDYLASCEIKMKYVADDSTMFWAVGPNSGVIAEHVEFCGEEVEVAVPFEGLNSGELSVKLVLKEWQFSDGSRSFNKFHVSSWQSMDGLSNTISRTGRKINVIVVEGKDLTTKERSGKCGPYVKLQYGKVFHRTRSAYAPNPIWNQKFEVDEIGGGEYLKIKCFSEEIFGDDNIGSAQVNMEGLVEGSIRDVWVPLENVNSGELRLQIEAVRADGCDGSKGSTTGSDNGWIELVVIEARDLVAADLRGTSDPYVRVQYGNLKKRTKVTYKTLNPQWNQTLDFPDDGSPLELHVKDHNALLPTSSIGNCVVEYQRLPTNQMSDKWIPLQGVKRGEIHIQITRKVPEVQKRLSLDSETSVIKSHEFSSQMREMVKKFQSLIGDRDLEGLSTVLSEMEGLEDSQEDYMEQLETEQMLLLNKIKELGEEMFNSSTSMSRRPSVS
- the LOC110662430 gene encoding uncharacterized protein LOC110662430 isoform X2 — protein: MVRRRMGRASFNIEEVVEFFNHLYVEKPFLPFFIPLVLVCWGIERWVFSLSSWVPLVLAVWATIQYCSNQRQILVEDLNRKWKRVVLNTSPATPLEHCEWLNKLLIEVWPNYINPKLSIRFSSMVEKRLKQRKSKFIERIELLEFSLGSSPPSLGLHGIRWSTLGDQRFMHVGFDWDTNDISIMLLAKLAKPMGTARIVINSLHIKGDLLIVPALDGKAILYSFVSTPEVRIGVAFGSGGSQSLPATELPGVSSWLMKYVADDSTMFWAVGPNSGVIAEHVEFCGEEVEVAVPFEGLNSGELSVKLVLKEWQFSDGSRSFNKFHVSSWQSMDGLSNTISRTGRKINVIVVEGKDLTTKERSGKCGPYVKLQYGKVFHRTRSAYAPNPIWNQKFEVDEIGGGEYLKIKCFSEEIFGDDNIGSAQVNMEGLVEGSIRDVWVPLENVNSGELRLQIEAVRADGCDGSKGSTTGSDNGWIELVVIEARDLVAADLRGTSDPYVRVQYGNLKKRTKVTYKTLNPQWNQTLDFPDDGSPLELHVKDHNALLPTSSIGNCVVEYQRLPTNQMSDKWIPLQGVKRGEIHIQITRKVPEVQKRLSLDSETSVIKSHEFSSQMREMVKKFQSLIGDRDLEGLSTVLSEMEGLEDSQEDYMEQLETEQMLLLNKIKELGEEMFNSSTSMSRRPSVS